ACCTTTGACCAAAGGTAATGACGTGAAAGTTGCCATGCTTACAGGTGCGCAGTTGTTCGAGAAAATTGGTCGACCAACAAGAATCGTAGCACCTATGGTAGATCAATCTGAATTAGCATGGAGAATCTTATCCAGGAAGTACGGGGCTACCTTAGCTTACACACCGATGTTTCATGCAAAGCTGTTTGCaacttctgaaaaatataGAAGAGATATGTGGTGCGATATGGATGGCAACAAAGACGTTGATCGTCCACTGATTGTGCAATTTTGTGCAAATGATCCAGAATACCTGTTATCCGCCGCCAAGATTGTGCAGGACAGATGTGACGCAGTTGATCTGAATTTAGGTTGTCCACAAGGTATTGCAAAGAAGGGACATTATGGTGCGTTTCTGATGGACGATTGGGATATCGTGCATGCATTGATTAAGAAATTGCATGACAATCTGGATGTTCCAGTTACAGCCAAGATTCGTGTTTTCccagagaaagaaaagacaCTTGAATATGCCAAGATGATCCTGGATGCAGGGGCACAATTTTTGACTGTGCATGGTCGGTTAAGAGAACAAAAAGGACAGAAGACGGGACTTGCTGATTGGGATATAATCAAGTATTTGAGAGAGAGTTTACCTCCGAATACTGTGTTCTTCTCGAATGGCAATATCTTGTACCCTGAGGATATCACTAGAAGTATGGAACATATTTCATGCGATGCCATCATGAGTGCTGAGGGAAATCTATATAACCCTGGTATTTTTAACGCAGCAAGTGGTCTAGACAAAGAGAAATCCTTCCCTCGTGTAGATATAATTGCACGAGAATACTTCGAAATTGTTAAAGAGCACCAGCAATCGcaagcttcaaaaaatgctATGAAATCTCATATGTTTAAAGTTTTGCGCCCATTTCTAACTCATCATATAGACATAAGAGCGGAATTGGCATCTCTGAACGCCAAGACCGCTTTTGAAGTATGGGAGGAGAAACTGATTAGACCGGTGGAGGACACAGTTCAAAGAATATTTCAGCAAGTCGATATTGAGCAAAAAGATGAGGTTTTCAAAGGCGACATTGAATTATGGGGCGGAGCCTACTATACAGTGCCCTATTGGAGGTGTCAGCCCTACTTTAGAAAAGTTGATGGTCTTTCAGCAGACAAAAGAA
This Zygotorulaspora mrakii chromosome 5, complete sequence DNA region includes the following protein-coding sequences:
- the DUS1 gene encoding tRNA dihydrouridine synthase (similar to Saccharomyces cerevisiae DUS1 (YML080W); ancestral locus Anc_4.350), with the translated sequence MAEKNVETPLTKGNDVKVAMLTGAQLFEKIGRPTRIVAPMVDQSELAWRILSRKYGATLAYTPMFHAKLFATSEKYRRDMWCDMDGNKDVDRPLIVQFCANDPEYLLSAAKIVQDRCDAVDLNLGCPQGIAKKGHYGAFLMDDWDIVHALIKKLHDNLDVPVTAKIRVFPEKEKTLEYAKMILDAGAQFLTVHGRLREQKGQKTGLADWDIIKYLRESLPPNTVFFSNGNILYPEDITRSMEHISCDAIMSAEGNLYNPGIFNAASGLDKEKSFPRVDIIAREYFEIVKEHQQSQASKNAMKSHMFKVLRPFLTHHIDIRAELASLNAKTAFEVWEEKLIRPVEDTVQRIFQQVDIEQKDEVFKGDIELWGGAYYTVPYWRCQPYFRKVDGLSADKRITKSLEESRQALDCGEVNKPDKKRKPESTLERPLQKEGKV